One window from the genome of Anaerolineae bacterium encodes:
- a CDS encoding proline--tRNA ligase — translation MRMSHLFGTTLRQDPADAELVSHRLLVRAGLIRAISAGIYCYLPLAYRAMRKIEEIIRQEMNAIGGQELLLPVVHPAELWKESGRWYSVGPELVRFEDRAGRDMVLAMTHEEPVTDLLRREVSSYRQLPMMIYQFQVKFRDEPRPRGGLVRVREFTMKDGYSAHADFEDLDRYYPQVRQAYENAFRRCGLDAVLVEADPGMMGGTASHEFMVLSEAGEDTLIHCENCGYAANAEAARFDKGTSDGEEAQSLEEVATPGMKTIQQVADFLGVPTSRTAKAVFYVDQDGRIVFAVIRGDLDVNEVKLANVLRATTLRPATDEELIAAGIVPGYASPIGVNGVRVVVDDSVAQAANLVAGANREGYHLRNVNYPRDFQADLVADIALARHGDVCSTCGSLLADQRGIELGHIFKLGTKYSEAMGATYLDAEGRERPIVMGCYGIGIGRLLAAAIEQHHDDKGIIWPPSIAPCQVHVVGLNLDREEVSEAAEDVYRRVRTRWDALLDDRTEPSAGVKFNDADLLGFPVRVTVSSRSLRAGGVEIKARWGTEAKVVPLQELETAVEEALQTWPGTR, via the coding sequence ATGAGAATGAGTCACCTGTTCGGAACCACGCTGCGGCAGGACCCTGCTGACGCTGAGCTGGTCAGTCATCGGCTCCTGGTGCGGGCGGGGCTCATCCGTGCCATTAGCGCCGGCATCTACTGCTACCTTCCCCTGGCGTATCGGGCCATGCGCAAGATCGAGGAGATCATACGGCAGGAGATGAACGCCATCGGAGGACAAGAGCTGCTCCTGCCGGTGGTGCACCCGGCCGAGCTGTGGAAGGAGAGCGGGCGGTGGTACAGCGTGGGGCCGGAGTTGGTGCGCTTCGAGGATCGAGCCGGACGGGACATGGTGCTGGCCATGACCCACGAGGAGCCGGTGACCGACCTGCTGCGCCGGGAAGTGTCATCGTATCGCCAGCTTCCCATGATGATCTACCAGTTTCAGGTGAAATTCCGTGACGAGCCCAGGCCGCGGGGTGGCCTGGTGCGGGTCCGCGAGTTCACCATGAAGGACGGGTACAGTGCCCATGCCGACTTCGAAGACCTGGACCGCTACTATCCCCAGGTGCGTCAGGCATATGAGAATGCTTTCCGACGCTGCGGGCTGGACGCGGTGTTGGTGGAAGCGGACCCGGGTATGATGGGTGGCACTGCTTCGCACGAGTTCATGGTCCTGAGCGAGGCGGGCGAGGACACTCTCATACACTGCGAGAACTGTGGCTACGCCGCCAATGCCGAGGCCGCCCGTTTCGATAAGGGCACCTCCGATGGCGAGGAGGCACAATCGCTGGAGGAGGTGGCCACTCCCGGCATGAAGACCATCCAGCAAGTGGCAGACTTCCTGGGAGTGCCCACCAGCCGCACGGCCAAGGCAGTGTTCTACGTGGATCAGGACGGCAGGATCGTCTTCGCCGTGATCCGAGGTGACCTGGACGTCAACGAGGTGAAGCTGGCCAACGTGCTGCGAGCCACGACTCTGCGGCCCGCTACCGACGAGGAGCTCATAGCTGCCGGGATCGTGCCCGGCTACGCCTCTCCCATCGGCGTGAATGGCGTCCGGGTAGTGGTGGACGACTCGGTGGCGCAGGCAGCCAACCTGGTCGCGGGAGCCAACCGGGAGGGCTACCACCTCCGCAACGTCAACTACCCCAGGGACTTCCAGGCGGACCTGGTGGCCGACATTGCCCTGGCGCGGCACGGCGACGTCTGCAGCACCTGCGGGAGCCTGTTGGCCGATCAGAGAGGCATCGAGCTGGGACACATCTTCAAGCTGGGCACCAAGTACAGCGAGGCCATGGGCGCCACGTACTTGGATGCTGAGGGGCGAGAGAGGCCCATCGTCATGGGGTGCTACGGCATTGGCATCGGGCGGCTATTGGCGGCTGCCATTGAACAGCACCACGACGACAAAGGGATCATCTGGCCGCCATCCATCGCGCCCTGTCAGGTGCATGTGGTGGGGCTCAACCTCGACCGGGAGGAGGTGTCCGAGGCTGCTGAGGACGTCTACCGCCGGGTCAGGACTCGATGGGATGCTCTGCTCGACGATCGGACCGAGCCCAGCGCCGGAGTGAAGTTCAACGACGCCGACCTGCTCGGCTTTCCGGTGCGGGTCACTGTGAGCTCGCGGAGCCTGAGAGCCGGCGGGGTGGAGATCAAGGCGCGCTGGGGTACCGAGGCGAAGGTGGTCCCTCTGCAGGAGTTGGAGACCGCCGTCGAGGAGGCGTTGCAGACCTGGCCGGGGACGCGATAG
- a CDS encoding GNAT family N-acetyltransferase: MTSERQAVDLSCYPLTPGRWADFQALFGERGACGGCWCMWWRLARAQFERGKGEGNREAMRCLVHSGEVPGILAHDGGRAVGWCSIGPRDAFPALDRTRLLKRVDDRPVWSVVCFFVARPYRRRGVSRALLSAAVEYARERGADVVEGYPVIPKKERLPDAFAYTGLLSTFTAVGFREVLRRSDNRPIVRLYLSPVASEAPSS, translated from the coding sequence ATGACTTCTGAACGCCAGGCAGTGGACCTTTCCTGCTATCCCCTGACGCCCGGTCGCTGGGCCGATTTCCAGGCCTTGTTCGGCGAGCGCGGCGCCTGCGGCGGCTGCTGGTGCATGTGGTGGCGCCTTGCCCGGGCTCAGTTCGAGCGCGGCAAAGGTGAGGGCAATAGGGAGGCCATGCGGTGCCTCGTCCACTCGGGCGAGGTGCCGGGCATCCTGGCGCACGACGGTGGCCGAGCCGTGGGCTGGTGCTCTATCGGTCCCCGTGACGCGTTCCCGGCGCTGGACCGTACTCGCCTCCTCAAGAGGGTAGACGACCGGCCGGTCTGGTCAGTGGTGTGCTTCTTCGTAGCCCGTCCCTATCGTCGGCGCGGCGTGAGCAGAGCCCTGCTCTCGGCAGCGGTGGAGTATGCCCGCGAACGGGGGGCCGACGTGGTCGAGGGCTATCCGGTGATCCCCAAGAAGGAGCGCCTGCCCGATGCCTTCGCCTACACCGGGCTTCTCTCGACCTTCACCGCAGTCGGTTTCCGGGAGGTCCTGCGGCGCTCCGACAACCGGCCTATCGTGCGCCTGTACCTGAGCCCCGTGGCCAGCGAGGCCCCCTCCTCATGA
- a CDS encoding inositol-3-phosphate synthase, with protein MADKVRVGIIGVGNCASAFVQGVHYYRDASENDFVPGLMHVNLGGYHVRDIEFTAAFDIDANKVGKDLSEAIWVEPNNTLRFADVPRMGVPVSRGMTHDGLGRYLKEKIQKAPGATSDIVGILKDTGTDVVVSYLPVGSEMATKWYVEQILDAGCGFVNCIPVFIAREGYWQKRFNERGLPVIGDDIKSQVGATITHRVLTRLFRERGVKIERTYQLNFGGNTDFYNMLERERLQSKKESKTNAVTSQLDYDLGPENIHVGPSDYVPWLQDRKWCYIRIEGTTFGGAPLNMEVKLEVWDSPNSAGVVIDAVRCCKLAMDRGIAGALEAPSAYFMKSPPTQLTDDEARERLERYILNQVTPDEAIVLPTATATAGANGGQSREGSRKARPAHDDAGGSEAE; from the coding sequence GTGGCAGACAAGGTCCGCGTAGGGATCATCGGCGTGGGAAACTGCGCCTCGGCCTTCGTACAAGGCGTGCATTACTACCGCGATGCTTCCGAGAATGACTTCGTGCCCGGGTTGATGCATGTAAACCTGGGAGGCTATCACGTTAGGGACATAGAGTTCACTGCCGCATTCGATATCGACGCCAACAAGGTGGGCAAGGACCTGTCCGAAGCCATATGGGTCGAGCCCAACAACACCCTGCGGTTCGCCGACGTCCCCCGGATGGGAGTGCCCGTATCTCGGGGGATGACGCACGACGGGCTGGGCCGCTACCTGAAGGAGAAGATCCAGAAGGCGCCCGGCGCCACCTCTGACATTGTGGGGATTCTCAAGGACACAGGGACTGACGTGGTGGTCTCCTACCTGCCAGTCGGCAGTGAGATGGCCACCAAGTGGTACGTCGAGCAGATCCTGGACGCCGGTTGTGGCTTCGTCAACTGTATTCCCGTGTTCATCGCCCGCGAGGGATACTGGCAGAAGCGCTTCAATGAGCGCGGACTCCCGGTCATCGGCGACGACATCAAGAGCCAGGTGGGAGCCACCATAACCCATCGAGTGCTCACCCGGCTGTTTCGGGAGCGCGGGGTCAAGATCGAGCGGACCTACCAGCTTAACTTCGGTGGCAACACCGATTTCTACAACATGCTGGAGCGTGAACGCCTGCAGAGCAAGAAGGAGTCGAAGACCAACGCCGTCACCAGCCAGCTGGACTACGACCTGGGCCCGGAGAACATCCACGTGGGGCCGAGCGACTACGTGCCCTGGCTGCAGGATCGCAAGTGGTGCTACATCCGGATCGAGGGCACCACATTCGGCGGGGCTCCTCTCAACATGGAGGTCAAGCTCGAGGTCTGGGACAGCCCCAACTCGGCAGGCGTGGTCATAGATGCGGTGCGCTGCTGCAAGCTGGCGATGGACCGGGGGATCGCCGGAGCTCTCGAGGCGCCGAGCGCCTACTTCATGAAGAGCCCGCCCACCCAGCTAACAGACGATGAGGCACGCGAGAGGTTGGAGCGCTACATCCTCAACCAGGTGACCCCGGACGAAGCCATCGTCCTGCCAACAGCTACGGCGACCGCGGGCGCGAACGGGGGGCAGTCGCGCGAGGGGTCGCGAAAGGCACGGCCGGCCCACGATGACGCGGGGGGCTCGGAAGCCGAGTAG
- a CDS encoding metallophosphoesterase family protein, whose amino-acid sequence MRVAVISDVHDNIWKLAGVLDNIREDGARALVVCGDLCAPFSLQSMAEGFSGPVHVVFGNNDGDQFLLSRVAARHEHVTLHGVYAELSLDGRLVAVTHYEDIGRRLTASGAFAAVFYGHSHRSELVRRGECVGLNPGEVMGRLGRSTYGLYDTESGQASIHDLRP is encoded by the coding sequence ATGAGGGTGGCGGTTATCTCGGACGTTCACGACAACATCTGGAAGTTGGCTGGGGTGCTGGACAACATCCGCGAAGATGGGGCCCGGGCTCTGGTGGTGTGCGGCGACCTGTGCGCCCCCTTCAGCCTGCAGTCCATGGCCGAGGGGTTCAGCGGGCCGGTACACGTGGTCTTCGGCAACAACGACGGAGACCAGTTCTTGCTCTCTCGCGTGGCCGCCCGGCACGAGCACGTGACGCTGCACGGCGTCTATGCTGAGCTCAGCCTGGATGGACGGCTGGTGGCGGTCACTCACTACGAGGACATCGGCAGGCGGCTGACTGCTTCAGGGGCCTTCGCCGCGGTGTTCTACGGACACTCTCACCGATCGGAGTTGGTGCGCCGGGGCGAGTGCGTGGGGCTAAACCCGGGGGAGGTGATGGGGAGGCTGGGCCGGTCCACCTATGGGCTGTACGACACCGAGAGCGGGCAAGCAAGCATCCACGACCTGAGGCCCTGA
- a CDS encoding NUDIX domain-containing protein, with product MVALVKEGDFPGFILPKGRLEPGEACEEAARREIAEESGLEDLRLLGYLGTRERLSFDRRWWIITRYYLYLTSQTGGEPSDASHDYVLRWFPLDDLPDFTWPEQHQLLQTSHETIRRLAEKGRL from the coding sequence ATGGTGGCCCTGGTGAAGGAGGGCGACTTCCCCGGGTTCATCCTCCCCAAAGGACGCCTGGAGCCCGGCGAGGCTTGCGAGGAGGCCGCTCGCCGGGAGATCGCCGAGGAGTCGGGGCTGGAGGACCTGCGGCTGCTGGGCTACCTAGGCACTCGGGAGCGCCTCAGCTTCGACCGCCGCTGGTGGATCATCACCCGCTACTACCTCTACCTCACCTCCCAGACTGGCGGGGAACCCAGCGACGCTTCGCACGATTACGTGCTTCGCTGGTTCCCTCTGGACGACCTGCCGGACTTCACCTGGCCCGAACAGCACCAGTTGCTCCAGACCAGCCACGAGACCATACGCCGACTGGCGGAGAAGGGGCGACTATGA
- a CDS encoding MBL fold metallo-hydrolase, which yields MIETLSLGPLETNCYVYGSEGEGMVVDAAGGPEPILEAAQRLHLRLLYLVNTHGHFDHIGGLASLATATDATVLIHPDDLTLLLGGGLVPEGTPTDELPPDFPIWMAEPIQLPRPPKTIVHGDRLRVGRTTFRVIHTPGHTPGSICLYDPEEEILFSGDTLFRLGVGRADLPGGDGRTLLRSIKERLFVLPDTTRVYPGHGPGTLIGLEKARNPFVRPEGWAPGLA from the coding sequence ATGATCGAAACCCTGTCACTGGGCCCGCTGGAGACCAACTGCTACGTCTACGGCTCCGAAGGGGAAGGCATGGTCGTTGACGCCGCCGGCGGGCCCGAGCCTATCCTGGAGGCCGCCCAGAGGCTGCACCTGAGGCTTCTCTACCTGGTCAACACTCACGGGCATTTCGACCACATCGGCGGGCTGGCATCCCTGGCCACAGCCACGGACGCCACCGTGCTCATCCACCCCGACGACCTGACCCTCCTCCTGGGAGGCGGCCTGGTGCCCGAAGGCACTCCCACTGACGAGCTGCCTCCTGACTTCCCCATCTGGATGGCCGAACCGATCCAGCTGCCCAGACCCCCAAAGACCATCGTCCACGGAGATCGCCTCCGGGTCGGGCGGACAACGTTCCGAGTCATCCACACGCCCGGCCATACCCCCGGCAGCATCTGCTTGTACGACCCCGAGGAGGAGATCCTCTTCAGCGGCGACACGCTCTTCCGGCTGGGCGTGGGGAGGGCCGACCTCCCGGGCGGCGACGGACGCACCCTCCTGCGCTCCATCAAGGAGCGCCTCTTCGTCCTGCCCGACACCACCCGCGTCTACCCTGGGCACGGCCCCGGCACCCTCATCGGACTGGAGAAGGCTCGCAATCCCTTCGTGAGACCGGAGGGCTGGGCGCCCGGCTTAGCGTAG
- the tgt gene encoding tRNA guanosine(34) transglycosylase Tgt: MRDRVPLGRIKGADGPGKERELAFSFDLLWAEAGPASPRRGIARTPHGTFATPAFMPVGTQATVKAMAPWDLRQAGVEIVLANTYHLYLRPGAEVIANLGGLHRFMGWDGPILTDSGGFQVFSLEHLRQVDEDGVRFRSHLDGSEHYFTPELVIQVQEALGADIIMCLDECAPPHDRQGLEAALDRTHRWAERCREAQRRPDQALFGIVQGGIYPDLRERSADFLVGLDFPGYAIGGLSVGESKEDMHRMLEVTVPRLPEGRPRYLMGVGSPEDLWESVARGIDMFDCVLPTRVARNGAAFTWEGRINLRNAQYARDPSPLMDDCDCLTCQHFSRAYLRHLFQANEILGLHLVTAHNLRFFVRVMERIRSAIARRRFGEARAEFLGRYRTVDQDARRSNRGTRRREMNE; encoded by the coding sequence ATGCGGGACCGAGTGCCGCTTGGCCGGATCAAGGGCGCGGACGGGCCGGGAAAGGAGCGCGAGTTGGCGTTCTCTTTTGACCTGCTCTGGGCTGAGGCAGGACCTGCAAGCCCTCGGCGGGGCATAGCGCGGACACCGCACGGGACTTTCGCCACCCCTGCTTTCATGCCCGTGGGGACACAGGCCACGGTGAAGGCGATGGCGCCCTGGGATCTGCGGCAGGCAGGGGTCGAGATCGTCCTCGCCAACACCTATCACCTGTACTTGCGCCCGGGCGCGGAAGTCATCGCCAACCTGGGGGGCCTGCACCGGTTCATGGGATGGGACGGGCCCATATTGACCGACAGCGGCGGCTTCCAGGTGTTCAGCCTAGAGCACCTGCGGCAGGTGGACGAAGACGGGGTCCGCTTTCGCTCTCACCTGGACGGCTCCGAGCACTACTTCACTCCCGAACTGGTGATACAGGTGCAGGAGGCGTTGGGGGCGGACATCATCATGTGCCTAGATGAGTGCGCGCCACCTCACGACCGACAGGGGCTGGAGGCGGCGCTAGACCGTACTCACCGATGGGCAGAACGCTGTCGAGAGGCTCAGCGCCGTCCGGATCAGGCTCTGTTTGGCATTGTGCAGGGAGGCATATACCCGGACTTGCGGGAGCGCAGCGCCGACTTCCTCGTGGGTCTCGATTTCCCCGGCTACGCCATAGGCGGGCTGAGCGTGGGGGAGAGCAAGGAGGACATGCACCGCATGCTGGAGGTGACGGTACCCCGGCTACCTGAGGGCCGGCCACGATACCTTATGGGGGTAGGGTCGCCAGAGGATCTATGGGAGTCGGTAGCTCGCGGCATTGACATGTTCGACTGCGTCCTGCCCACTCGCGTGGCGCGCAACGGGGCGGCGTTCACCTGGGAGGGCAGGATCAACCTGCGCAACGCTCAGTACGCTCGCGACCCCTCGCCCCTCATGGACGACTGCGACTGCCTCACTTGCCAGCACTTCTCCCGCGCCTATTTGAGGCACCTGTTCCAGGCGAATGAGATCCTTGGCCTGCACCTGGTGACCGCCCACAACCTCCGGTTCTTCGTCCGGGTCATGGAACGCATCCGGAGCGCCATCGCCCGCAGACGCTTTGGGGAAGCCAGAGCCGAGTTTCTGGGCCGCTACCGAACGGTGGACCAGGACGCGAGAAGGAGCAACCGGGGGACGCGCCGAAGGGAGATGAATGAATGA
- a CDS encoding helix-turn-helix transcriptional regulator, whose amino-acid sequence MRHKMAGLRLRALRERFDLSLEETGQALGLSAEEVLDRELGAEPLQVGDLWRLCHYLGVLPADAYAIQAEPGGRPLDGPMLRIRRKLLGAALAERRQERGLSRAEAAEQAGLSEGWLRGVELGQAELDLAQLELLAWLYRCRPETVLGTEKADEGRKRPQPPAELPSNALATDVAEFLRRPDAERYVRAAMALSVLEAPALAALEDALLFLRGSA is encoded by the coding sequence GTGCGGCATAAAATGGCCGGGCTGCGCCTGCGGGCCTTGCGGGAGCGGTTCGATCTGAGCCTGGAGGAAACGGGACAGGCTCTTGGCCTGAGTGCCGAAGAGGTGCTGGACCGCGAGCTAGGGGCCGAGCCACTCCAGGTGGGCGACCTCTGGCGGCTTTGTCACTACCTCGGAGTGCTGCCGGCCGATGCCTACGCCATACAGGCTGAGCCGGGCGGCCGCCCCCTGGACGGGCCGATGCTGCGAATACGGCGCAAGCTGCTGGGTGCTGCCCTGGCGGAGCGACGCCAGGAGCGAGGCTTGTCGAGGGCAGAGGCGGCGGAGCAAGCCGGGCTATCGGAGGGATGGCTCCGAGGGGTGGAGTTGGGGCAGGCGGAACTCGACCTGGCGCAGCTGGAGCTCCTGGCCTGGCTCTACAGGTGCCGTCCGGAGACCGTTCTGGGAACGGAGAAGGCGGACGAAGGTCGCAAGCGGCCGCAACCGCCGGCCGAACTGCCCTCCAATGCCCTGGCCACCGACGTGGCCGAGTTTCTGCGCCGCCCAGACGCAGAACGGTACGTGCGGGCGGCGATGGCGCTCAGCGTGCTGGAGGCCCCGGCTCTGGCCGCCCTCGAGGATGCCCTGCTGTTCCTGAGGGGCTCTGCCTAG
- a CDS encoding class I SAM-dependent methyltransferase, whose product MTHRRSARDVFGNRASYYTTSPVHVDPANLADLVGLAHPKPHWYVLDVATGTGHTAFAFAPLVKLVVGLDLTPEMLAEAMELRRRKGLTNVQFCQGDAHALPCSSGSLDLITCRRAAHHFADLPLALSEAHRALRPGGLLLVHDRSVPEDDFVDATMNRLDRLHDPSHVREYRPSEWAASLEGAGFSLEHLSLSSQHRPVSSLTDNAGPAEVAEILSLLQGLTEPERWALNLTGAGPEMRTDHWYVTALARRA is encoded by the coding sequence ATGACGCATCGGCGGTCCGCACGCGACGTCTTCGGCAACCGGGCCAGCTACTACACCACCAGCCCCGTCCACGTGGACCCCGCCAACCTGGCTGATTTGGTGGGCCTGGCCCACCCAAAGCCACACTGGTATGTCCTGGACGTAGCCACTGGGACCGGTCACACCGCCTTCGCCTTCGCTCCCCTGGTCAAGCTGGTCGTGGGCTTGGATCTCACCCCCGAGATGCTGGCCGAGGCAATGGAGCTGCGCCGCAGGAAGGGGCTCACCAACGTGCAGTTTTGCCAGGGCGATGCCCACGCCCTCCCCTGCTCCTCCGGTTCCCTGGATCTGATCACCTGCCGCCGCGCCGCCCACCACTTCGCCGACTTGCCCCTGGCCCTATCCGAGGCCCACCGCGCGCTACGGCCCGGTGGCCTGCTTCTGGTTCACGACCGCAGCGTGCCCGAGGATGACTTCGTGGACGCCACTATGAACCGGCTGGATCGTCTTCACGACCCCTCGCACGTCCGGGAGTACCGCCCCTCGGAGTGGGCCGCGAGCCTTGAGGGGGCCGGGTTCTCTCTGGAGCACCTGTCGCTTTCCTCCCAGCACCGGCCCGTCTCCTCGCTCACCGACAACGCCGGCCCGGCTGAGGTAGCCGAGATCCTCTCCCTGCTACAGGGGTTGACGGAGCCCGAGCGGTGGGCCCTCAACCTCACCGGGGCAGGCCCGGAGATGCGCACCGACCACTGGTACGTCACCGCCCTGGCCCGCAGAGCCTGA
- a CDS encoding undecaprenyl-diphosphate phosphatase gives MTIWQAAVLGALQGATEFLPISSSGHLVLVPWLLGWEANSLFFGAAVHMGTLAAVLAYFRQDLWVMARAWVRTLRYRQVADPYGRLAWLVIAGTIPAALAGVLLEDWFEAMFSSPLLVSVLLLVTGGFLALAERLSRERKAAEQASLPDAVMVGLAQALAIAPGISRSGATIAAGLGRGINRAEAARFSFLLATPIIAGAGLLEVAQVTLAGDLPSLLLGLVGGLTAAATGFVAIGALIRYLRQRSLLAFACYCWAFGGLCLAIVLVRG, from the coding sequence ATGACCATCTGGCAGGCGGCAGTTCTGGGGGCGCTCCAGGGGGCGACCGAGTTTCTTCCCATTAGCAGTTCTGGGCACCTGGTTCTGGTGCCATGGTTGCTGGGGTGGGAGGCCAACAGCTTGTTCTTCGGCGCCGCCGTGCACATGGGTACGCTGGCGGCGGTTCTCGCGTACTTCCGCCAGGACCTGTGGGTCATGGCTAGGGCCTGGGTGAGGACCCTGCGTTATCGCCAAGTAGCCGATCCGTACGGCAGGCTGGCCTGGCTGGTCATCGCCGGCACCATCCCCGCTGCCCTCGCCGGCGTGTTGCTGGAGGACTGGTTCGAGGCCATGTTCTCCAGCCCCTTGCTGGTGTCGGTATTGCTGCTGGTAACCGGCGGGTTCCTGGCCCTGGCCGAACGCCTGAGCCGCGAGCGCAAGGCGGCGGAACAGGCTTCACTGCCGGACGCAGTGATGGTGGGGCTGGCGCAGGCTCTGGCCATAGCTCCCGGCATCTCCCGGTCAGGCGCTACCATCGCCGCCGGCTTGGGCCGGGGGATCAATCGGGCGGAGGCGGCCCGTTTCAGCTTCCTGCTGGCCACTCCCATCATCGCCGGGGCTGGCTTGCTGGAAGTGGCACAGGTGACCCTGGCCGGCGACTTGCCCAGCCTTCTGTTGGGGCTAGTCGGGGGGTTGACGGCGGCCGCCACCGGGTTCGTGGCCATCGGCGCGCTCATACGGTATTTGCGCCAGCGGAGTCTGCTGGCCTTCGCCTGCTACTGCTGGGCCTTCGGTGGGCTATGTCTGGCCATCGTCCTCGTCCGAGGCTGA
- a CDS encoding class I SAM-dependent methyltransferase: protein MNFFDLVNISERYMELVNPASPEKVLEVGRVLGLNADSRVIDFGCGYGEPLALWAGAYGISGIGIDVREHACARAQEKMAARGLEGRIQIVCGDAAQYRFQEHSYDDAVCIGASFIWKGFQPTVAAMGSAIVPGGRLVVGEPYWLSSTVPPEYAQSGGFHTETELLRIVREEGYDLEYVVRSSHDDWDRYESGNWYGLIRWLEGNPDHPERHEVVEHLHRRQDEYFRYAREYLGWAMYVLSPAQS, encoded by the coding sequence GTGAACTTCTTCGACCTGGTCAACATATCCGAGAGGTACATGGAGCTGGTCAACCCCGCCAGCCCCGAGAAGGTTCTGGAGGTCGGCCGGGTACTGGGCCTGAACGCCGACTCCCGCGTCATAGACTTCGGCTGCGGGTACGGCGAGCCCCTGGCCCTGTGGGCGGGGGCCTACGGCATCTCTGGCATAGGCATTGACGTTCGGGAGCACGCCTGCGCTCGGGCGCAGGAGAAGATGGCCGCCCGAGGGCTGGAGGGCCGCATACAGATCGTCTGTGGCGACGCGGCCCAGTACCGGTTCCAAGAGCACTCCTACGACGACGCCGTGTGCATAGGAGCCTCCTTCATCTGGAAGGGCTTTCAGCCTACCGTGGCCGCCATGGGAAGCGCTATCGTGCCCGGCGGTCGGCTCGTGGTTGGGGAGCCCTACTGGCTGTCCTCTACCGTACCCCCGGAATACGCTCAGTCTGGGGGGTTCCACACCGAGACGGAGTTACTGCGCATCGTTAGGGAGGAAGGCTACGATCTGGAGTACGTGGTGCGCTCCAGCCACGACGACTGGGACCGCTACGAGTCCGGCAACTGGTACGGGCTCATCCGCTGGCTGGAGGGCAACCCCGATCACCCGGAGCGACACGAGGTGGTGGAGCACCTGCACCGCAGACAGGACGAGTACTTTCGTTACGCGCGCGAGTACCTGGGCTGGGCAATGTACGTCCTCAGCCCGGCCCAGTCGTGA